In the Deferrivibrio essentukiensis genome, one interval contains:
- a CDS encoding thermonuclease family protein — protein MKKLLSILILLFSVTAFAGTPARITKISDGDTFHILQDGKDITLRLIWIDTPEKFNSKKLEKDAYKCGVDKGRMIKLGNLATSYAKKYFSGSKNVEVDFYGKGYYQRSLAVVYKRGSEIPYNFDIVADGYACIYKKEKYPKQVLDTLLERAKLERRGLWGVDYKVMKCLCGE, from the coding sequence ATGAAAAAATTGTTATCAATCTTGATTCTTTTATTCTCAGTTACTGCCTTTGCAGGCACACCTGCTCGTATAACAAAAATAAGTGACGGTGATACCTTCCATATTTTACAAGATGGCAAAGATATTACATTAAGACTTATTTGGATTGACACACCTGAAAAGTTTAATTCCAAAAAACTTGAAAAGGATGCTTATAAATGTGGAGTAGATAAAGGTAGGATGATAAAATTAGGTAATTTAGCTACAAGTTATGCTAAAAAATATTTTTCAGGTTCTAAAAATGTAGAAGTCGATTTTTATGGCAAAGGCTATTATCAGCGAAGTCTTGCTGTAGTTTATAAAAGAGGTTCTGAGATACCATATAATTTTGATATAGTAGCAGATGGCTATGCATGTATCTACAAAAAAGAAAAGTATCCTAAACAAGTATTAGATACTCTTTTAGAGAGAGCAAAGTTAGAACGTAGAGGACTTTGGGGAGTTGATTATAAAGTAATGAAATGTTTATGTGGAGAATAA
- a CDS encoding helicase-related protein, producing MNSRVFNGKQKLPVGTILKEHIKEGSKISIAASSISIYAFYELMKNLNNASEFRFLYTNPVFVGTENKLLKNQIKPFEEALFGIDDENIYRNKLNTSYIANKFYEWVKSSAQFKSITNNKIEGNLYNIENENKSIVIIGGTPFTTSGLGFITTSNNYIVTALEEKSNNNYLTWFNNIWNNKKLVKDVKQEILRKIELLFKDNTPEFIYFVTLYNIFNEFLEDNKFRENIQYRTGFKDTNIWNKLYNFQKDAVLGAINKIETHGGCIIADSVGLGKTFEALAIIKYYELKNYRVLVLAPKKLRENWLIYRQNDRRNILLNDRFSYDLLNHTDLSRKFGKSGDIDLEHINWGNYDLVVIDESHNFRNNEPRNDRETRYEKLMRDIIKAGIKTKVLMLSATPVNNKLQDLKNQIAFITEGRDDALAETTNIPSINTTLKNAQTIFNKWSQLDEHKKTTEKLLDMMNWDYFKMLDALTIARSRKHIEKYYNIKELGSFPIRNKPKNIKEAIDVNNEFPEIKKINNDILRLKLAVYSPMKYILPQRTEYYSKKYDTVIKGGKTVFKQTDRESSLIYLMKSNIFKRLESSIFSFSKTLGNIIEKIDLILNKIEEHTSSFELTLKELEQLIEEYDEFYVGDNIKILLEDIDLVKWKQDLLYDKEILESLLQSSKKITPDRDKKLKSLQQEIEEKLNNPINPNNKKILIFTAFADTAEYLYENIAKWLKENFNINSALVTGAKNPKTTMKLDRVDFNNVLLNFSPISKERDKIYPDMQDEIDVLIATDCISEGQNLQDCDYMINYDIHWNPVRIIQRFGRIDRIGSKNKYIQLVNFWPPMELDEYINLINRVKERMVMVDVSATGEENIIDEKLNEMRDLEYRKKQLLSLQNEVLDLEDIQGNISLTDFTLDDFRIDLLTYLESHKGEILEAPKGIFAIVKNENEKINDIIKRGVIFCLKEVKYNEANNLKNPLYPYYLVYIDENGDILYKYTNVKKILDIYRSLCLGQNKVFGELVDEFKKETNNCKNMNKYCDLLVKVKDEIIEKIEENVTLNIFQIGNLKEMVSDSKYDLEDFEIITFLLIR from the coding sequence ATGAATAGTCGTGTGTTTAATGGCAAACAGAAACTACCGGTAGGTACAATACTTAAGGAACATATCAAAGAAGGCTCAAAAATTTCAATAGCTGCTTCTTCAATATCTATTTATGCTTTTTATGAATTAATGAAAAATCTTAACAATGCATCTGAGTTTAGATTTTTGTATACTAACCCAGTTTTTGTGGGAACAGAAAACAAATTATTAAAAAACCAAATAAAGCCCTTCGAAGAAGCCCTTTTTGGAATCGATGATGAAAACATTTATAGGAATAAATTAAATACTTCATATATTGCCAATAAATTTTATGAGTGGGTAAAAAGTAGTGCTCAATTTAAATCTATAACAAACAATAAAATCGAGGGTAATTTATATAATATTGAAAATGAGAATAAAAGTATTGTTATTATAGGCGGAACACCATTTACTACAAGTGGATTAGGATTTATTACAACATCAAACAATTACATTGTTACAGCATTAGAAGAAAAAAGTAACAATAACTATTTAACTTGGTTCAATAATATTTGGAACAATAAAAAGTTAGTCAAAGATGTTAAACAAGAAATCTTAAGAAAAATAGAATTGCTATTTAAAGATAACACGCCTGAATTCATATATTTTGTTACATTATATAATATATTCAATGAGTTTTTAGAAGATAACAAATTTAGAGAGAATATTCAATACCGGACAGGTTTTAAAGACACTAACATATGGAATAAATTATATAATTTTCAAAAAGATGCTGTTTTGGGAGCTATTAATAAAATTGAAACTCATGGTGGTTGTATAATTGCTGACAGCGTTGGATTAGGAAAAACTTTCGAAGCGTTGGCAATAATTAAGTATTACGAACTTAAAAACTATAGAGTTTTAGTTTTAGCTCCAAAAAAGCTTAGAGAAAATTGGCTGATTTATAGGCAAAATGATAGAAGAAACATATTGTTAAACGATAGATTTTCATACGATTTATTAAATCATACTGATTTATCTCGAAAATTTGGAAAAAGTGGAGATATTGACTTAGAACATATTAATTGGGGAAATTATGACTTAGTCGTAATTGACGAATCACATAATTTTAGAAACAACGAACCCAGGAATGACAGAGAAACAAGATACGAAAAGTTAATGCGGGACATAATAAAAGCAGGGATAAAGACAAAAGTTCTCATGTTGTCAGCGACACCAGTAAATAATAAATTACAGGATTTAAAAAATCAGATTGCATTTATTACAGAAGGCAGAGATGATGCTTTGGCTGAAACCACAAATATACCAAGCATTAATACTACATTAAAAAATGCACAAACAATATTTAATAAGTGGTCACAACTTGATGAGCATAAAAAAACAACAGAAAAATTATTAGATATGATGAATTGGGATTATTTTAAGATGCTTGATGCACTAACAATTGCTCGTTCTAGAAAGCATATAGAAAAATATTATAATATAAAAGAGTTAGGTAGTTTTCCTATTAGAAATAAACCTAAAAATATTAAAGAGGCAATAGATGTAAATAATGAATTCCCTGAAATAAAAAAAATAAACAATGATATTTTAAGATTAAAATTAGCTGTTTATTCTCCAATGAAATATATACTTCCCCAAAGAACAGAATATTACAGTAAAAAGTATGATACTGTTATTAAGGGAGGAAAAACTGTCTTTAAGCAGACGGACAGGGAAAGTAGCTTAATTTATTTAATGAAATCTAATATTTTTAAAAGGCTTGAAAGTTCTATATTTTCATTTTCTAAGACCTTAGGGAATATAATTGAGAAAATAGACTTAATTTTAAATAAGATAGAAGAACATACGAGCTCTTTTGAGCTGACTTTAAAAGAATTAGAACAGTTGATTGAAGAGTATGATGAATTTTACGTGGGCGATAATATAAAAATATTATTAGAAGATATTGATTTAGTTAAATGGAAACAAGATCTTTTATATGATAAAGAAATTTTAGAATCCCTTTTACAATCCTCTAAGAAAATTACTCCGGATAGAGATAAAAAATTAAAAAGTTTGCAGCAGGAAATAGAAGAGAAACTTAATAATCCGATAAATCCCAATAATAAAAAGATACTCATATTTACCGCATTTGCAGATACTGCCGAATATTTATATGAAAATATAGCAAAATGGCTAAAAGAAAATTTTAATATAAATTCTGCATTAGTAACAGGAGCAAAAAACCCAAAAACTACAATGAAATTAGATAGGGTTGATTTTAATAATGTATTGTTAAACTTTTCCCCGATTTCAAAAGAAAGAGATAAAATTTATCCAGATATGCAAGATGAAATAGATGTTTTAATTGCTACGGACTGTATTTCAGAAGGACAAAACTTGCAAGATTGTGATTATATGATTAATTACGATATTCATTGGAACCCTGTTCGGATAATTCAAAGGTTTGGTAGGATTGATAGAATAGGGAGTAAAAATAAATATATCCAACTTGTCAATTTTTGGCCACCTATGGAGTTAGATGAATATATAAATTTAATTAATAGAGTAAAAGAGCGAATGGTCATGGTCGATGTATCTGCTACCGGAGAAGAAAATATAATTGATGAAAAGCTTAACGAAATGAGAGACTTAGAATACAGGAAAAAACAACTATTAAGCTTGCAAAATGAAGTGCTTGATCTCGAAGATATTCAAGGGAATATTTCTCTTACTGATTTTACATTAGATGATTTCAGAATAGACCTTTTGACATACTTGGAGAGTCATAAGGGTGAAATATTAGAAGCTCCAAAAGGAATTTTTGCAATCGTTAAAAATGAAAACGAAAAAATAAATGATATCATAAAAAGAGGCGTAATCTTTTGTTTGAAAGAGGTCAAATACAACGAAGCTAATAATCTTAAAAATCCACTTTATCCCTATTACTTGGTCTATATCGATGAAAATGGCGATATTTTATATAAATATACAAACGTAAAGAAAATTCTTGATATTTATCGTAGTCTGTGTCTTGGCCAAAATAAAGTATTTGGTGAATTAGTTGATGAATTTAAAAAAGAGACCAATAATTGTAAAAATATGAATAAATATTGTGATTTGTTGGTTAAAGTGAAAGATGAAATAATTGAAAAAATAGAAGAAAATGTGACATTGAATATTTTTCAAATAGGCAATCTAAAAGAAATGGTCAGTGATTCAAAATACGATTTAGAAGATTTTGAAATTATTACTTTTTTGCTTATTAGGTGA
- a CDS encoding DUF4391 domain-containing protein: MTDFFEIIELNNNVKPINKKIDKKLLFEQIDLNTTDKKIISEFIEKILIVNVLNKYNVNIQPYTDDEIIYESVLFIKVEIRKKEKIQKIAELLNYAIPNPIVLVFSYKNEILISTAHKRLNKVDKNKTVFGIINFTHWIDLNKISNIEQKFINSLKFANLPFTTFYDLYAYIDDAVYVLSNVEFFNDFRMFDSFEEKEKIKSLIEEVKVLKEELANIKNMIKNESQFNKKAEYNIKATQLRDDIVSLKNQIKTRW, from the coding sequence ATGACTGATTTTTTTGAAATTATAGAGTTAAATAATAATGTTAAGCCAATTAATAAAAAAATTGATAAAAAATTGTTATTTGAACAAATCGATTTAAATACCACAGATAAAAAAATTATTTCAGAATTTATTGAAAAAATCCTAATTGTTAATGTATTAAATAAATACAATGTAAATATTCAACCATACACTGATGATGAAATAATATATGAATCAGTTTTATTTATAAAAGTTGAAATTAGAAAAAAAGAAAAGATTCAAAAGATTGCTGAGCTACTAAATTATGCTATCCCAAACCCGATAGTCTTAGTTTTTTCATATAAAAATGAAATATTAATATCGACAGCTCATAAAAGGTTAAACAAAGTTGACAAAAACAAAACTGTATTTGGTATTATAAATTTTACTCATTGGATAGATTTAAATAAAATAAGCAATATAGAACAGAAATTTATAAACTCTTTAAAATTTGCCAATTTACCTTTTACAACTTTCTATGATTTATATGCATATATTGATGATGCAGTATATGTTTTGAGCAATGTTGAATTTTTTAATGATTTTAGAATGTTTGATAGTTTTGAAGAAAAAGAAAAAATTAAATCGCTGATAGAAGAAGTTAAGGTTTTAAAAGAAGAGCTTGCTAATATAAAAAATATGATAAAAAATGAATCGCAATTTAATAAAAAAGCTGAATATAATATAAAAGCTACTCAATTAAGAGATGATATTGTCTCTTTGAAAAATCAAATTAAAACGAGGTGGTAA
- a CDS encoding DUF5655 domain-containing protein: protein MADIKLFKIKNSKAIELYGTNVTLEKSLQNLIEKNLNEILGIKFICSEHTTGKTHAGRIDTLGLDENGNPVIIEYKRTMTENVINQGLFYLDWLLSHKAEYELLVQDILGIDERKRIDWSMPRLICIAGDFTKYDLYAVQVMNRNIELIRYKYFEDDLLLLELVNTVTAENKPKNNGEKKYSGVSDFIPKLNGELSDLLEDLRNYLKSLGDDVQEKFLKYYIAYKRFKNFVCLEVHPSKECLTLYLKIDPTKVELEEGFSRDVTHVGHYGTGDLEVIIKNRTDLEKAKQLIEKSYNEN from the coding sequence ATGGCTGACATAAAACTATTCAAGATTAAAAATAGTAAAGCTATTGAGCTCTATGGAACAAATGTAACTTTGGAAAAATCCTTACAAAATTTAATAGAAAAAAACTTAAACGAAATATTAGGTATTAAATTTATATGCTCTGAGCATACAACAGGTAAAACACATGCAGGAAGAATTGATACTTTGGGCTTGGATGAAAATGGTAATCCAGTAATAATAGAATATAAAAGAACAATGACTGAAAACGTAATCAATCAAGGTTTATTTTATTTAGATTGGCTTTTAAGTCACAAAGCAGAATATGAACTTCTTGTCCAAGATATATTAGGAATTGATGAACGGAAAAGAATTGACTGGAGTATGCCGAGACTTATTTGTATAGCAGGTGATTTTACTAAATATGACCTGTACGCCGTTCAAGTAATGAATAGGAATATTGAGCTTATAAGGTATAAGTATTTTGAAGACGATTTATTATTACTGGAATTAGTAAATACTGTTACAGCCGAAAATAAACCAAAGAATAATGGTGAAAAGAAATACTCAGGAGTATCAGACTTTATACCAAAGCTGAATGGAGAGCTTTCTGATTTACTCGAAGACTTAAGGAATTACTTAAAATCTTTAGGCGACGATGTTCAGGAAAAGTTCCTAAAATATTACATAGCTTATAAACGTTTTAAGAACTTTGTTTGCTTAGAAGTACATCCTTCTAAGGAGTGTTTAACCTTATATTTAAAGATAGACCCCACAAAAGTAGAATTAGAGGAAGGTTTTTCTAGAGATGTTACTCATGTAGGACATTATGGAACAGGAGATTTAGAGGTTATTATTAAAAATAGGACTGATTTAGAGAAAGCCAAACAATTAATAGAGAAAAGCTACAATGAAAACTAA
- a CDS encoding XRE family transcriptional regulator has product MFNFDVLIKRLKTAIEESGLSVRKVAKKAGIHEVSLYRYLNGERKLNNIDVVYKISKALEINMDTFFKDFNAYEENSLSDVFVTYGDEEYINNKYDNYIKLPLMECKVGAYPGIIEIADDKVDGWVCIDAKNLPKNISERCYAFRVKGDSMEPYLCDNDLVAILPYQEQPSLETIIKTNVYLVKIPDGFGSYGLSIKHIHVIDNKTVELVSDNKQYPPLTINLEDSDFRIMGRVVWMWREM; this is encoded by the coding sequence ATGTTTAATTTTGATGTTCTTATTAAACGACTGAAAACTGCTATAGAAGAATCTGGTCTATCTGTTAGAAAAGTAGCTAAAAAAGCAGGTATTCACGAAGTTTCTTTATATCGTTATTTAAATGGTGAAAGAAAGTTAAATAACATTGATGTAGTTTACAAAATATCTAAAGCATTGGAGATAAATATGGATACTTTTTTTAAAGATTTTAATGCTTATGAAGAAAATTCTTTATCTGATGTGTTTGTTACCTATGGTGATGAAGAATATATTAATAACAAATACGATAATTATATCAAACTACCTCTTATGGAATGTAAAGTAGGTGCTTATCCAGGTATTATTGAAATTGCAGATGATAAAGTAGATGGTTGGGTTTGTATAGATGCTAAAAACCTACCTAAAAATATATCTGAAAGATGTTATGCTTTTAGAGTGAAAGGCGATAGTATGGAGCCATACCTTTGTGATAACGATTTAGTAGCTATACTACCTTATCAAGAACAACCATCTTTAGAAACAATAATTAAAACAAATGTTTACCTTGTAAAAATCCCTGACGGATTTGGAAGCTATGGGCTTTCAATTAAGCATATACACGTTATTGACAATAAAACAGTTGAGCTTGTATCAGATAATAAGCAATACCCACCATTAACTATAAATCTTGAGGATAGTGATTTTAGGATAATGGGCAGGGTGGTTTGGATGTGGAGAGAAATGTAA